The Rhipicephalus sanguineus isolate Rsan-2018 chromosome 7, BIME_Rsan_1.4, whole genome shotgun sequence genome includes a window with the following:
- the LOC119398877 gene encoding arylsulfatase B produces the protein MLLTSFPVVFCDKAPPDIVFFFADDMGWDDPSFHGSSQIPTPNLDALAADGVILNNFYVLPACTPSRSAFMTGRYPIRMGTQGYPVDIGQPWGLPLDIRILPEYLRDLGYETHLVGKWHLGSYMKSLTPPQRGFDSFYGFYYGEEDYYSHNATFENHTGLDFWFNDEPRWRDSGKYSTTLFTERAQEIIRNRRKPLFLYVAYQAPHGSGGVDPLQAPARNVMKFPYIGEEKRTLFAGMIDTVDESVGKVFETLQEAGMLDNSVILFSSDNGGTPFGDHSSRSFNWPLRGLKMSVWEGSTRVPAFVWSPLLKEKQRVSNQLMHLTDWFTTFYRLAGGDVSSLENVDGLDMWDYLSNGTGSPRTELLYNIDPLDPEESSVAAIRNSQYKLVLDASAADNERYRTTGGRRPFNDVDELLARSRAAEALRKFYNTDRLEFPSDWRQRARLTCGEDATENFSPDDKVFLFDIEKDPCELNNLAADHPEIVSALKKRLDYYRSVATPALSKPRDPLSFPENHNGTWAPWMPDP, from the exons ATGCTGCTTACGTCATTTCCGGTAGTGTTCTGCGACAAAGCACCCCCTGACATAGTGTTCTTCTTTGCAGATGACATG GGTTGGGATGATCCGAGCTTCCACGGGTCTTCCCAAATACCTACGCCAAACCTGGACGCCTTGGCGGCGGATGGCGTCATACTCAACAACTTCTACGTCCTGCCAGCCTGCACGCCTTCGAGGTCGGCTTTCATGACCGGTCGCTACCCAATACGCATGG GTACTCAAGGCTACCCTGTCGACATCGGCCAGCCCTGGGGACTGCCCTTGGACATACGAATTCTGCCCGAGTATCTCAGAGACCTGGGTTATGAAACTCATTTAGTAGGAAAG TGGCACCTTGGCTCTTACATGAAGAGTCTTACGCCACCACAGCGGGGATTCGACAGTTTCTACGGGTTTTACTACGGAGAAGAGGACTACTACAGCCACAACGCAACTTTC GAGAACCACACGGGTCTTGACTTCTGGTTCAACGATGAGCCCAGATGGAGAGACAGCGGAAAGTATTCCACAACGTTGTTCACTGAAAGGGCCCAGGAAATCATACGGAACCGGCGGAAG CCATTATTTCTTTACGTGGCTTACCAAGCGCCGCATGGTTCTGGAGGCGTTGACCCTCTGCAAGCACCGGCACGAAATGTAATGAAGTTTCCATACATTGGAGAAGAAAAGAGGACTCTCTTTGCAG GCATGATCGACACCGTGGACGAATCCGTAGGCAAGGTGTTCGAGACGCTCCAAGAAGCAGGCATGCTGGACAACTCCGTCATTCTGTTCAGCAGCGACAACGGCGGTACGCCGTTCGGTGACCACTCGAGCCGCAGCTTCAACTGGCCACTGCGCGGTCTGAAGATGTCGGTGTGGGAAGGCTCGACCAGGGTTCCCGCCTTCGTCTGGAGTCCCCTGCTCAAGGAGAAGCAAAGGGTGTCCAACCAGCTGATGCACCTCACCGACTGGTTTACTACATTCTACAGACTCGCCG gCGGCGACGTATCGAGCTTAGAGAACGTGGACGGACTCGATATGTGGGACTACCTGTCGAACGGAACAGGTTCACCTCGCACCGAACTTCTCTACAACATCGACCCCCTGGACCCGGAGGAGTCCTCCGTGGCGGCCATCCGCAACTCGCAATACAAGCTGGTGCTCGACGCCTCGGCTGCCGACAACGAACGCTACCGAACGACGGGTGGACGTCGTCCCTTCAACGACGTCGACGAGCTGCTCGCCCGCTCCAGGGCCGCCGAGGCGCTGAGAAAATTCTACAACACGGATCGCTTGGAGTTCCCCAGTGACTGGAGGCAGAGGGCGAGGCTCACTTGCGGGGAAGACGCTACTGAAAACTTCTCCCCAGATGACAAGGTGTTCCTGTTTGACATCGAGAAGGACCCGTGCGAGTTAAACAATCTCGCAGCGGACCACCCGGAG ATCGTGTCGGCCTTGAAGAAACGTCTGGATTACTACCGATCTGTCGCAACTCCTGCGTTGAGCAAACCTCGTGACCCCTTAAGCTTTCCCGAGAACCACAACGGAACGTGGGCACCGTGGATGCCAGATCCTTAA